The Lemur catta isolate mLemCat1 chromosome X, mLemCat1.pri, whole genome shotgun sequence genome has a window encoding:
- the GSPT2 gene encoding eukaryotic peptide chain release factor GTP-binding subunit ERF3B, with product MDPGSSSSDSAPECWDQVDMETPGSAPSGDGVPSAVAEAQREPLSSAFSRQLNVNAKPFVPNVHAAEFVPSFLRGPAQPPTPLAGFSSNDETGTGAGDPQGKWPGRGAPVEPSKEEPLVLCEGSNSAVTMELSEPVVENGEVEMILEESWEHSKEVSEAEPGGGSLGDSGPPEESGQEMMEEKEEMRKSKSVLVPSGAPKKEHVNVVFIGHVDAGKSTIGGQIMFLTGMVDKRTLEKYEREAKEKNRETWYLSWALDTNQEERDKGKTVEVGRAYFETEKKHFTILDAPGHKSFVPNMIGGASQADLAVLVISARKGEFETGFEKGGQTREHAMLAKTAGVKHLIVLINKMDDPTVNWSSERYEECKDKLVPFLKKVGFSPKKDIHFMPCSGLTGANIKEQSEFCPWYTGLPFIPYLDNLPNFSRSIDGPIRLPIVDKYKDMGTVVLGKLESGSIFKGQQLVMMPNKHNVEVLGILSDDTETDFVAPGENLKIRLKGIEEEEILPGFILCDPSNLCHSGRTFDVQIVIIEHKSIICPGYNAVLHIHTCIEEVEITALISLVDKKSGEKSKTRPRFVKQDQVCIARLRTAGTICLETFKDFPQMGRFTLRDEGKTIAIGKVLKLVPEKD from the coding sequence ATGGATccgggcagcagcagcagcgactCCGCACCCGAATGCTGGGACCAGGTGGACATGGAAACACCGGGTTCGGCCCCGAGCGGAGACGGAGTCCCCTCGGCCGTGGCCGAGGCCCAGCGCGAGCCCCTCAGCTCGGCCTTCAGCCGTCAGCTCAACGTCAATGCCAAACCCTTCGTGCCTAACGTCCACGCCGCGGAGTTCGTGCCGTCCTTCCTGCGGGGCCCGGCCCAGCCGCCCACCCCCCTGGCCGGCTTCTCCAGCAACGACGAAACCGGTACCGGCGCCGGAGACCCTCAAGGTAAATGGCCGGGACGGGGGGCACCTGTGGAACCTTCCAAAGAGGAGCCTTTAGTGCTGTGTGAAGGTTCCAATTCAGCCGTTACCATGGAACTTTCAGAACCTGTTGTAGAAAATGGAGAGGTGGAAATGATCCTGGAAGAATCATGGGAGCACAGTAAAGAAGTAAGTGAAGCCGAGCCTGGGGGCGGTTCGTTGGGAGATTCAGGGCCCCCAGAAGAAAGTGGCCAGGAAATgatggaggagaaagaggaaatgagaaaatcGAAATCTGTGCTCGTACCCTCAGGTGCTCCTAAGAAAGAACACGTAAATGTAGTATTTATTGGGCATGTAGATGCTGGCAAGTCAACCATTGGAGGACAGATAATGTTTTTGACGGGAATGGTTGACAAAAGGACACTTGAGAAATATGAAAGAGAAGCtaaggagaaaaacagagaaacttGGTATTTATCCTGGGCCTTAGATACAAATCAGGAAGAACGAGACAAGGGTAAAACAGTAGAAGTGGGTCGTGCctattttgaaacagaaaagaagCATTTCACAATTTTAGATGCCCCTGGCCACAAGAGTTTTGTCCCAAATATGATTGGTGGCGCGTCTCAGGCTGATTTGGCTGTGCTGGTAATCTCTGCCAGGAAAGGAGAGTTTGAAACTGGCTTTGAAAAAGGTGGACAGACAAGAGAACACGCGATGTTGGCCAAAACGGCAGGGGTGAAACATTTAATCGTGCTCATTAATAAGATGGATGATCCCACAGTAAATTGGAGCAGTGAGAGATATGAAGAATGTAAAGATAAACTGGTGCCCTTTTTGAAAAAAGTCGGCTTCAGTCCAAAAAAGGACATTCACTTTATGCCGTGCTCAGGACTGACAGGAGCAAATATTAAGGAGCAATCAGAGTTCTGCCCTTGGTACACTGGATTACCATTCATTCCATATTTGGATAATTTGCCAAACTTCAGCAGATCAATTGATGGACCAATTAGGCTGCCAATTGTGGATAAGTACAAGGATATGGGCACTGTGGTCCTGGGAAAGCTGGAATCAGGATCCATTTTTAAAGGCCAGCAGCTTGTGATGATGCCAAACAAGCACAATGTGGAAGTTCTTGGAATACTTTCTGATGATACTGAAACTGACTTTGTGGCCCCAGGTGAAAACCTCAAAATCAGACTGAAGGGAATTGAAGAAGAAGAGATTCTCCCAGGATTCATACTTTGTGATCCTAGTAATCTTTGCCATTCTGGACGCACGTTTGATGTTCAGATAGTGATTATTGAGCACAAATCCATCATCTGCCCAGGTTATAATGCGGTGCTGCACATTCATACTTGTATTGAGGAAGTTGAGATAACAGCCTTAATCTCCTTGGTAGACAAAAAGTCAGGAGAAAAAAGTAAGACACGACCCCGCTTCGTGAAACAAGATCAAGTCTGCATTGCCCGTCTAAGGACAGCAGGAACTATCTGCCTCGAGACATTCAAAGATTTTCCTCAGATGGGTCGCTTTACTTTAAGAGATGAGGGTAAGACCATTGCGATTGGGAAAGTTCTGAAACTGGTCCCAGAGAAGGACTAA